The sequence GAGATGCTGCTTCTGAGCGGCGACGTAGATGCCGTGTCCCGTTTCGGCTTCGGCATACTCGCTCAACTGATGGATTGCCACGACGGGGCCTGACAGCGGGCCTCCGAAGTGAACCATGCCCACGGGCGAATAAGGTGTCGCTGGCCCCTGCGACGCAGGAGGTTGGCCCTGCACGGTTTGGCCTTGCACACTGCCTGGCAAGCGGCTTTTAGACTCTTCGTCCTGTTTTCCCGGCGCAGCAGTACCCGTTTCAGGCGTTGAAGAACCCATCGGTTCGCCGAGCATCGCCATCAATGCCTGTGGATTGGGGTGCATTGGCCGGTTAAGCATCACGCCGATCACGCTCTCCTGATCATCATGCACCAACAAACAAACCCCTCTGCTGAGAATGGGGTCTGTCGCAAGTGAGGAAGCAACTAGAAGATTTCCAGTTAATGATTCCATCGTAAATATCCCGAAGGTAGTTTGTGATGTCTGTCATATTGGCAGTTTGCATGTAGCAACAGTTAGATGAGGCAAGCGGCGCGCCAAAGCCGGTTTGCGATGCAAAAAGCCAGGGTTTGATGGCACATTGATGGCGAGAATGCTATCAATAGTGCCGGTTTTTAGTCTGTTTTGGACACCGAAATGGTGATGAGGAATGTCGAATGTCGATAGAGAAAATGCGACGAACTTACACGCTCAGTGGACTCGATGAGAAAGACGTCGATCCCAATCCGCTGGTTCAGTTCGATCTTTGGTTTAAACAAGCCAGTGAATCGCCGTTGCCGGAGTGGTTTGAGGTCAACGCGATGACGCTATCGACTGCGGACCCCCACGGAGCGGTGACCTCAAGAGTGGTGTTGTTGAAACAGGTCAAAGAAGGTGAGTTCTATTTTTTCACTAACTACGATTCGATCAAGGGAAAACAGTTGGCCGCCAATCCTCAAGCGGCAATCTGTTTCTTCTGGCCGCACTTGGAACGGCAAATTCGCATCGAGGGAAGTGTCCGCAAGGCATCACGTGAGGACGCCGTTGCGTATTTTCATAGCCGTCCACGCGAGAGCCAATTAGGGGCGCTGGTCAGCCGTCAATCGAGCGAAGTGAGTTCGCGTGAAGTCTTGGAAACTCGCATGCAAGAATTAAGCACCGAGCACGAAGGAGCCGAGGTTCCATGTCCCGAAAATTGGGGCGGCTATGCCTTGAAACCGACCACCATCGAATTTTGGCAAGGGCGTCCAAGCCGGCTGCACGATCGCATCGCCTATAAGCAATGCGATGACGCGTCCTGGCGGGTTGTCCGTTTGTCTCCCTAAAACCTTGCAAGCCGGTGTGCCGCAGCATCAGCGTTCTGAAGTTGCGTTATTGGCTGTCGCGGAGCGACATATTTCGATAGCCTCGGACTTTAGTCCGAGGATTTTTGCCAGTATCAATCGAGTCCCAACGGGACGTTTTGTGACTTGATCGTTCGCCACAGCCCGTCGCTCCGCGCCGGTTGATGAATCACGTGCCACTCACGGTGATGGGGCAGCCGAGACCGAGAGGTGCTCGATCCGGTACACGCCGGAGCGTTGCAGGTCGATACTGAGGAACTCAATTTTCTCACTCAGCGAAAAACTTGGTAGCTGAAGCAAGTCGATTGTTTGCACCGCGCCGGAATCGTCGGCTGCTGGCAAGAAATGCTTGGTTTCGCCTGTGAACAACGGCGATCGAAAGGAGAGCATCAAGGCCGCGGTTTCCGCATCTTGCGTTGGTTGCGGCGGATGGATCGTCATCTGCAATTGGGACCGTTCGTCGCTTTTCCATTCGGGATATCGCAGCACGATTTTTGCTCGGCCATCGCTCTGCACAATCCATTTGCCCGTCGCTTGTTGTTCGGACTCGACGGCATCGACGATGCTTAACAGAGGCGTCTCGCTTTCGATCTCAGCTGAGTTCGTAGGACGTGCTTCCGCGATTAACCGTGCCGGCAAGGAATAGAGCCGATTGGCTTCTTCGCTTGTCTGGATCAAATCAATGAACTCGGGGCTAACGCTTTTGTAAAGACTGCGAGAAACGGTGGGGCTGGGGAAAGTAAGGTCCGTGGAGTACAGAAATTGATAGCGGGTTGGTTGGTCGCTCAAAACATCGACCATGTAGGACAACTGCGGTTCATATCCCCAAGGGAACCGAAGTGCAGGGAACTCACGAGCCAGCGTGTCGCCTTGGATGTCGACGATCCGAAGCATACTTTCCGACGATTTATCCAGCGGCGTGAAGATTGTCTGTCGTAGTTCTTGCATCGCCGCGAACTCAAGTTGGTGTTCGCGGATTTCGCCGCCTCGCGTGGTTTCGAAGAAGGGCATGCCTCTGCTTCCCAATCCGCTTGCAACACCATGGGACGTCCAAGCAAACAGGAGGCACAGCAAGCCGAGCTTGACGTAGAGAAGACGCCATTGGTTGGGGACGCGTTGCCATCCTCCATCAAACGCGATGGCAATGGCAATGCATGTCCACGTGTAGGGCATGAACAGGTATTTGGGCGGAATCACGTGTCCGATGCCTGGGACGGGCCTTCCTAAACAGACCATCAAAACGACCCCACTCATGATCATCAACACGGCGACAAGTTGAAATCGTACCGAACGGCACGGAAGTGAGGGCAAGGCCATCAGGACCATGGCAGCAAACACCACAGCGCTGGCTATCATCGCGAATTCCAGCAATCCAAAATCGACCAAGTGATGCGGGATCGCCAGGGGGACCGAAATCAGCGAGGTGGTGACGGTGTAAAACCACTGCAGAGTCAATCCCATCAGCCCTCGCTGAGGGCCGGCCGCCGACAAAAAACGAGGGCCGTCTGGATGATGGTACGCGTGATAGTAGAACGCAATCGCCATGACCATGGGGACACCGATTGCCAAGTAATGTCGCCAATGTTGCCCGAGTTGGCGTAGGGGATTCGAGGCCGAGTTCGCCACGATATCACACGTCAAAAAAACAACCGCGGCGCAGGCGACCCAAAACCCGCTGATATTGATGAAGCACGCATAGCCCACCAGCAGCGAGGTCAGTACGTAGTAACGCCATGCATGGGTAGCGCGAAAACGCAGGGTCGCCCATCCAACCAGCAGTGCCGCCGTCATCAAGGATTCATGCATCAACAGAATGTATTCGCCTGAGGTGAGCTCGCCCCACAACGTCCATCCCACTAAAAAACACGCGAATATGAGTGTCCCCAGACGTGAAATGCCTGCTTGGCGAAGGTAGAGACATCCTGACCATACCAAAGAGATCAATGTGCCGACGGCAAGCAGGTTGTATGCGACGGCATGGGTGCCGAAGGTCCAATGGAAACCGCGAATCAGAATGCGGCCCAGCGGATACACATGATCATTCATCGTCGCATAGATGACTTCAGGAAATCCGAGCGTGCGGTTGTCGATCAGTAAATTAAAGTCGTCGGATTCAAAGTAGCCCCAAACGATCGCGGGCCAGTCAAACGCGAGGACCATCACCGAGCACACGAGTCCCCAACCAACGGCTTCGTGAACATACGACCGGCGATCATCCGGCATGCGAGAGGATCGGGTCAGTTGCGTTACCAATCGCCAGAGTGCTCGATCCAGTTTGTCGCCAACGAACCAAGAGGCGATTGCAACGAAAGCCGCAAGAAGAGAAAGCCCTGTAAAAAAGCGAGGCAACAACGGAATGATCAGCTCCGCCGATCCGCCCGACTGACGTTTCAGCACGGATTCGTACAGCGAAGCGGGAAGGATCGCCAGCAATGCAAACAATAGCAACGCAAATACAGAACACCATCTCACCAGCGGCCACGACACGAGCGGACATGACGTTGTCGAAGACGACGCTGGAAGATCCGGCACTGGAGGACGTGGCACTGAGGGCGTCGGTTCGGAAGATTCAGTCATGTGATTTGTAAAATCAGGGGAGAGAAGGAATCACGCGGCCTCTTCATTGCCCTGGTCAAGGGTGCATCGATCTTCCGATTTAAACACGGTCCGAGTCGGGCATCGTCGGATCCGCATGAACTTCCACTGCTCCCGTTGGATACCGCGTGCTTTCGGCACGGACATCATCGGACATCAGTACTCGTTGAAAGAAAAGCATCAACAGCGTACACAGATAACGGCGTCCCATTTCACGCATTCGAAGGTTGCTTGAACCCCACGTGCGGCCTTCCCATTTGATCGGAACCTGCTTGATTTTATAGCCGCTGATCAATGCGCTAAGCGACATTTCAAGCGTGATATTGAAATGACATGCACGATACGGTCCGCACTGTTCGATGACTTCGTTGCGGTAGGCTTTAAACGCATTGGTCAAATCATTCATGTCGGTCCAGAACATCCACTGAATCGCTTTGTTGACGATTCGATTGACGACAAGTTTGACTTTGGGGTATTGCTTGACCGAAGCGCCTCGGATGAATCGTGATCCAAAAACACAGTCATAGCCTTGTTGGATTGTGTCGTAGTAACAGAGCACGTCATCGGGGTGATCCGATCGGTCGGCCATGTAGATGACCACCACGGATCCGCGAACAAACTCGAGTCCGGATCGAATGGCGCGGCCAAATCCGCCCGGCGACTGGCGTCGTATCAGTCGGACGTTGGGCCAGCGTGTGACGCGTTCGAGCACCTCGGCCTCGGTCTCATCCTGGCTGTTGTCATTCACGACAATCAACTCGGTGTCGATGTGATGCTGATCCACCAAAAACGACATCAATTCATCAATGCAGGGGCCGATGTTGTGCTGTTCGTTGTATGCGGGGATGACAATCGAAAGCTGAGGGCGGTCTGTCATGGAGCGGCTGCGGGTTGTGAAGATCGAAAAAACGTTGACCTAACTCAATTGATTTTTGCGTTTTCGCCCATGGGTTTGACGTCAAATCGTGGTTCCGCTACCTACCAAACCAAGACGGATCTAGCACAGCATAATCGAATCTTCCGCCCACTTGATCGCGAGGCATGCCAAAAGTCAGCGACAGCAGCATTTCGCCGGTGAAAATCGAGTTCAAGAGTGCTCCAGCCATGCGGGGTGCTGGCGAGCGTGTTCTGCGATTTCAGATAAAATTTGATCCGTCGATCGAGCCGGCTGCCATTGCCATGCATTGCGAGCAAGACGCGAATCGAGCACGATCCATGGCAAATCGAATGGCCGTTCCTCGTCCGACGGCGTGACGATATGGTTGCCGAATTGCTCGTTACACCACTGCGTTAATTGACGCAGCGAGCGTGCCGATTCGATGCCTCCGCTAACGTTTGCAATCACGGGTTTGGTCGAATCCATCGCTGCGGTGATCTGCTTGTCAATCAGCTGTGCGACGTCCCAGGGATGCAAACAATCACGAACTTGGCGTCCAGAGCCGCCAAAGCCAATGTAGCGAA comes from Novipirellula caenicola and encodes:
- a CDS encoding YqgE/AlgH family protein, with amino-acid sequence MESLTGNLLVASSLATDPILSRGVCLLVHDDQESVIGVMLNRPMHPNPQALMAMLGEPMGSSTPETGTAAPGKQDEESKSRLPGSVQGQTVQGQPPASQGPATPYSPVGMVHFGGPLSGPVVAIHQLSEYAEAETGHGIYVAAQKQHLEGLVNKQPGPYRLIIGHLGWETERLNAELEAGLWHIVPATADVVFENADEMWPRLIRRATSRSVARWIGIPDMAGKAELN
- the pdxH gene encoding pyridoxamine 5'-phosphate oxidase produces the protein MSIEKMRRTYTLSGLDEKDVDPNPLVQFDLWFKQASESPLPEWFEVNAMTLSTADPHGAVTSRVVLLKQVKEGEFYFFTNYDSIKGKQLAANPQAAICFFWPHLERQIRIEGSVRKASREDAVAYFHSRPRESQLGALVSRQSSEVSSREVLETRMQELSTEHEGAEVPCPENWGGYALKPTTIEFWQGRPSRLHDRIAYKQCDDASWRVVRLSP
- a CDS encoding glycosyltransferase family 2 protein, coding for MTDRPQLSIVIPAYNEQHNIGPCIDELMSFLVDQHHIDTELIVVNDNSQDETEAEVLERVTRWPNVRLIRRQSPGGFGRAIRSGLEFVRGSVVVIYMADRSDHPDDVLCYYDTIQQGYDCVFGSRFIRGASVKQYPKVKLVVNRIVNKAIQWMFWTDMNDLTNAFKAYRNEVIEQCGPYRACHFNITLEMSLSALISGYKIKQVPIKWEGRTWGSSNLRMREMGRRYLCTLLMLFFQRVLMSDDVRAESTRYPTGAVEVHADPTMPDSDRV